From a region of the Calliphora vicina chromosome 4, idCalVici1.1, whole genome shotgun sequence genome:
- the dod gene encoding putative peptidyl-prolyl cis-trans isomerase dodo, translating to MSDNEKNIPEGWEVRTSRSTGLTYYLNVYTKESQWDLPTEPAKKEITSTGPSEVRASHLLVKHKGSRRPSSWREENITRTKDEARQILEDYRKQIESGDATLEELAQKFSDCSSAKRGGDLGMFGRGQMQKPFEEAAFSLKVGQLSKIVDTESGLHIILRTE from the exons ATGTCTGATAACGAAAAGAATATACCAGAGGGATGGGAGGTACGCACAAGCCGTTCAACGG GTCTTACCTATTATTTAAATGTATACACTAAAGAATCCCAATGGGATTTGCCTACAGAACCGGCCAAAAAAGAAATTACCTCTACAGGACCCAGTGAGGTAAGAGCCTCACATTTGCTAGTCAAACACAAGGGCAGTCGTCGACCCTCCTCATGGCGTGAAGAGAATATAACACGTACCAAAGATGAAGCTCGTCAAATATTGGAAGACTATCGCAAGCAGATTGAAAGTGGCGATGCCACTCTCGAGGAGTTGGCCCAAAAGTTTAGTGATTGCAGTTCGGCTAAACGAGGAGGCGATTTGGGCATGTTTGGACGTGGTCAGATGCAAAAGCCATTTGAAGAGGCTGCTTTCAGCTTAAAAGTTGGTCAATTATCTAAAATAGTAGATACCGAATCTGGACTGCATATTATTTTACGCACAGAATAA